From a single Leptospira levettii genomic region:
- a CDS encoding TonB-dependent receptor plug domain-containing protein, whose translation MIPNLHFLFPIMCLFLLFLGELHAQTRTNGKTPKPIPNTETTAPNSQLTPPLDPKSEPGQEQGKEKTQTGTVESNPAENTEEDRFKELDNKNGIVVTGSRGERRLKDSAVATEVISRKRIEQTGARNLGEVLDTQLGINVTPFFGGSQVQMLGLDSKYVLFLVDGQRVAGRLNNTIDLTRFKVQNIERIEIVKGSSSSLYGADAIGGVINIITKQAEKPEHYQFRTSYGNGRQMNFGSQGEKNMIADVGFKNDFVATNFFGGFNQSAAYDLDPRTPATTGNSFQDNSLGGNMTFNPDGQFKVKTGINYLNRNQAGVDSRATGGVFDRTNMTNDFLALGALEYTYGKRNMVSLRGNFSRWENHYKLDQRNSNELDVKEITNEFSSQGVAQIDHEVHKDHMITAGFESFSEELQTDRLERRNAYRTRRAAFIQDEWVVWRQGFVWRLVPGVRHDVDSQFGGQTTPKIATKVDITSDLVFRASYGKGFRPPSFRELYLRFENPGVGYTVEGNDKLRPEKSTTVNADLEYTPYKFWTLSLSVFRNDITDLIQYSFGTRTSEFATFQLKNVQRAYTRGVEAGSRVRFLKYFALELGYNQTDTRDLTTDRPLEGRALHQGTMNFFVNAPGGWEFALRAKRLDKRPFYSTTNDFTAGTSTALIDQQTKSVEENNKVVYGKAFTLLNVRMEKKFFEGRMSLFLGVDNVLDQYELTYNPIRPRFYYGGLQATF comes from the coding sequence ATGATACCAAATTTGCATTTTTTATTTCCCATCATGTGTTTGTTTTTACTCTTTTTGGGAGAACTCCATGCCCAAACTCGTACCAATGGGAAAACGCCAAAACCAATACCTAACACAGAAACTACTGCGCCAAATTCACAACTGACTCCTCCTTTAGATCCGAAGTCGGAACCAGGACAAGAACAGGGAAAAGAAAAAACACAAACTGGAACAGTGGAATCAAATCCTGCAGAAAACACAGAAGAAGATCGATTTAAGGAATTAGATAATAAAAACGGAATCGTTGTCACTGGTTCTCGTGGAGAACGTCGCCTCAAAGACTCAGCTGTTGCTACAGAAGTGATCTCCCGCAAACGAATTGAACAAACAGGTGCACGTAACTTAGGTGAGGTGTTAGATACCCAACTTGGGATCAATGTAACTCCTTTTTTTGGTGGATCACAAGTTCAAATGTTGGGCCTTGATTCTAAGTATGTATTATTTTTAGTAGATGGGCAAAGGGTTGCAGGACGACTCAACAACACTATCGATTTGACACGATTTAAAGTGCAAAATATTGAAAGGATCGAAATTGTAAAAGGAAGTTCTTCTTCCTTATACGGAGCCGATGCCATTGGTGGTGTGATCAATATCATCACCAAACAGGCTGAAAAACCAGAACACTACCAATTCCGTACCTCTTATGGAAATGGCCGACAGATGAATTTTGGTTCCCAAGGCGAGAAAAACATGATCGCCGATGTTGGATTTAAAAATGATTTTGTGGCCACCAATTTTTTTGGTGGCTTCAATCAATCCGCTGCATACGATTTAGATCCAAGAACTCCTGCAACCACAGGAAACTCTTTCCAAGACAATAGTCTCGGAGGGAACATGACCTTTAATCCTGATGGTCAATTCAAAGTAAAAACTGGAATTAATTATTTAAATCGTAACCAGGCTGGAGTCGATTCACGAGCAACTGGTGGTGTGTTTGATCGTACCAACATGACAAACGACTTTTTAGCGTTAGGTGCTCTTGAATATACTTATGGAAAACGAAATATGGTATCTTTAAGAGGTAATTTTTCTCGTTGGGAAAACCATTACAAATTGGACCAACGCAATTCGAATGAACTCGATGTAAAAGAAATTACCAATGAATTTTCTTCGCAAGGTGTCGCACAAATTGATCATGAAGTTCATAAAGACCATATGATCACTGCAGGTTTTGAATCATTTTCCGAAGAATTACAAACTGATCGATTGGAACGAAGGAATGCATACCGTACAAGACGTGCTGCTTTTATCCAAGATGAATGGGTTGTATGGCGCCAAGGTTTTGTTTGGCGGTTGGTTCCTGGAGTTAGGCATGATGTGGATTCTCAGTTTGGTGGACAAACCACTCCTAAAATTGCGACAAAAGTAGATATCACAAGTGATCTTGTGTTTCGAGCCAGTTATGGAAAAGGATTTCGACCTCCTTCCTTCCGTGAATTGTACTTACGTTTCGAAAACCCTGGTGTTGGTTATACTGTTGAAGGAAATGACAAACTCCGACCAGAAAAATCTACCACAGTGAATGCAGATCTTGAATACACTCCTTACAAATTTTGGACATTATCTCTCAGTGTATTTCGTAACGATATCACCGACCTAATCCAATATAGTTTTGGAACTCGCACCAGTGAATTTGCCACCTTTCAATTAAAGAACGTACAACGAGCTTATACAAGAGGTGTCGAAGCGGGATCACGTGTTCGTTTTTTAAAGTATTTTGCATTAGAACTTGGATATAACCAGACTGATACAAGGGACCTAACAACGGATAGACCTTTAGAAGGTCGTGCCCTCCACCAAGGTACTATGAACTTTTTTGTGAATGCTCCAGGTGGTTGGGAATTCGCCCTCCGTGCCAAACGGCTTGATAAACGTCCATTTTATAGCACAACTAACGATTTTACAGCAGGGACAAGCACAGCCCTCATCGACCAACAAACGAAGAGTGTTGAAGAGAACAATAAAGTGGTGTATGGAAAAGCGTTCACTCTTCTGAACGTAAGAATGGAGAAAAAATTTTTTGAAGGGAGGATGTCGCTATTTTTAGGAGTAGACAATGTTTTGGACCAATACGAGCTTACTTACAATCCTATTCGTCCAAGGTTTTACTATGGCGGACTCCAAGCTACATTCTAA
- a CDS encoding HmuY family protein: MTDEDLLVNNLITSLVNAGNPNALDKIVFSRSNGDGSYTTRFNATNLDFYIYFQFESNKQIPFSEKDTLTWDIAFNRYKVATNSGDTNRFGLGGGCKSNTTDFGIASSTSASSQGCTSFTTDISTTTQGIGGAGAVYVGNPLVTEWYFYTIGNLTPKPDIFLIRSGNGASIYAVHIENYYSDAGTSGYPTIRWKKLP; this comes from the coding sequence TTGACAGATGAAGATTTGTTAGTGAATAACTTAATCACTAGTTTAGTGAATGCAGGAAATCCCAACGCTTTAGACAAAATCGTTTTCTCCCGTTCCAACGGGGATGGGAGTTACACTACCAGATTTAACGCTACCAATTTAGATTTTTATATCTATTTCCAATTTGAATCGAATAAACAAATTCCTTTCTCTGAAAAAGATACATTAACTTGGGATATTGCATTTAATCGTTATAAGGTGGCCACAAATTCAGGAGATACCAATCGGTTTGGACTCGGTGGTGGGTGTAAAAGTAATACCACTGATTTTGGAATCGCTAGTTCCACTTCTGCATCATCACAAGGTTGTACAAGTTTCACAACAGATATTTCCACGACAACCCAAGGGATCGGTGGCGCTGGTGCAGTTTATGTAGGAAATCCACTTGTAACCGAGTGGTATTTTTACACGATCGGAAATTTAACTCCTAAACCTGATATCTTTCTCATCCGATCTGGAAATGGAGCATCAATTTACGCAGTTCATATTGAAAATTATTATAGTGATGCAGGTACTTCCGGGTACCCAACCATCCGTTGGAAAAAACTTCCTTAA
- a CDS encoding TetR/AcrR family transcriptional regulator: MKLRIFYVDQSIIFLMDGFVGKKGSVTKQRIIEVMAGLLEENGYEATGLSELGKEAETPKGSLYFHFPGGKDELTSLAILHSGEQLNEFFNLVLSKSESPTHAIKQVFSALEDRIVSSQYRKGCPIATTAMEAANQSIPVANACKEVYALWSKTFESYLIQNGYNPRVAKTLSVSILSLWEGALLLSKLQKSPEPLRMAQKTADLLLKT; this comes from the coding sequence ATGAAACTTAGAATTTTTTATGTTGACCAGTCTATTATTTTCTTAATGGATGGGTTTGTGGGCAAAAAAGGAAGTGTAACCAAACAAAGGATCATTGAGGTCATGGCTGGACTATTGGAAGAAAATGGGTATGAAGCCACTGGCCTAAGTGAATTAGGAAAGGAAGCAGAAACTCCAAAAGGTTCACTGTACTTTCACTTTCCTGGTGGGAAGGATGAACTGACAAGTCTTGCCATCTTACACTCAGGAGAACAATTAAATGAATTTTTTAATTTAGTACTCTCAAAAAGTGAAAGTCCAACTCATGCCATCAAACAAGTGTTCTCTGCTTTGGAAGATCGGATTGTTTCAAGCCAATACAGAAAAGGATGCCCCATTGCCACGACAGCAATGGAAGCCGCGAATCAATCGATCCCTGTGGCAAATGCTTGTAAAGAAGTGTATGCTTTATGGTCCAAAACATTTGAATCTTACTTAATTCAAAATGGATACAACCCCCGAGTCGCAAAAACACTTTCTGTTTCCATCCTGTCGTTATGGGAAGGAGCCCTTCTCTTATCCAAACTCCAAAAGTCTCCCGAACCCCTTCGCATGGCACAAAAAACAGCAGATCTTTTGCTCAAAACTTAA
- a CDS encoding EAL and GGDEF domain-containing protein, protein MSLKQITIYIEESDHNFYNRMLRDITNIETCHVHSFPSILKIKPGSIQESAVFLFWNDSNAMDKQKFIFEHFPESPYIILSPNILSPEELSQVAHPTFLHLAEPTYSVGTLDLVLNFAERLIEDMNRSIAYDKIREKVVVLENVFEESLDILMQIDPNTKQIINANKQAVVVLEYALDEIIGKEFSYFMPPVEVDEDAEFEGNLIESAALRTKSGRLIPTESSFRLFPVNGKMAIWATFRDITERKRSQEQVKNQKAFYEFILDNLDSDIAVLNSNFEYEYTNPVFLSNKEIRKWLFKKTDVDLAEKLDLPPEFYERRKKFLEVAAKENEIVEFEELIQDHNDKVTYLLRKYIPIDDSETKQKRFISFGVDITERKLSEERITYLAYYDALTGLSNRTLFIDHANQALKNHKSTETLLAFYFFDIDNFKFINDSLGHTKGDILLQMVGARLKRVMTEVDTVARFGGDEFAILKVDVPNKSAAAEFAQKILDILSQPFHIMGRDLFTTISMGIALSPNDGVTSAELLKNSDMAMYKAKELGRNNYKFYTNELILRSEKRLYIENSLRKAIQNEELILFFQPKISTITNQVCGAEALIRWKHPERGWVPPIEFIPVAEDSGIIERIGDWVLEEACRLKKTWCEMNLPSFPLSINVSGKQLARANWSHRVQATILQFGINPEEIELELTESSIMENPEKSIEAFEYLSELGIKVSIDDFGTGYSSLSYLKKINADVIKIDRSFVVDLELNEDDRAICKAIINMAHSLGLEVIAEGVENPAQRDLLHDLGCHMIQGYLYSKPLPEPEFVTFVQKFNESAKTK, encoded by the coding sequence ATGTCACTGAAACAGATCACAATCTATATTGAAGAATCTGATCATAACTTCTACAATAGGATGTTACGTGACATAACGAACATTGAAACTTGTCATGTCCATAGTTTCCCATCGATCTTAAAAATCAAACCAGGATCCATCCAAGAATCAGCAGTCTTTTTGTTTTGGAATGATTCCAATGCGATGGATAAACAAAAATTTATTTTTGAACATTTTCCTGAGTCTCCTTATATCATTTTATCACCTAACATACTTTCTCCTGAAGAACTGTCTCAAGTTGCTCATCCCACATTTTTACATCTAGCGGAACCAACATATTCAGTTGGAACTTTGGATTTGGTGCTAAACTTCGCAGAACGCCTGATAGAAGATATGAACCGATCGATTGCTTATGATAAAATTCGCGAAAAGGTTGTGGTTTTAGAAAATGTCTTTGAAGAGTCTTTAGACATTTTGATGCAAATTGATCCAAATACAAAACAAATCATCAATGCAAACAAACAAGCAGTTGTTGTTTTGGAATATGCATTGGATGAGATTATTGGTAAAGAATTTTCATACTTTATGCCGCCTGTTGAAGTTGATGAAGATGCAGAGTTTGAAGGAAACTTAATCGAAAGTGCTGCACTCAGAACAAAATCAGGTAGATTGATTCCTACAGAGTCGTCTTTTCGTTTGTTTCCAGTGAATGGTAAGATGGCAATATGGGCAACGTTCCGAGATATCACAGAACGAAAACGATCACAAGAACAAGTCAAAAATCAAAAAGCTTTTTATGAATTTATTTTGGATAATTTGGACTCAGATATTGCGGTATTAAATTCAAATTTTGAATATGAATATACAAACCCAGTATTTTTATCCAATAAAGAAATCCGTAAATGGTTATTCAAAAAAACAGATGTCGATCTTGCTGAAAAATTAGATTTACCACCTGAGTTTTATGAACGTAGGAAAAAATTCTTAGAAGTTGCTGCGAAAGAAAATGAAATTGTAGAATTCGAAGAACTCATCCAAGATCATAATGACAAAGTTACTTATCTCTTAAGAAAGTACATTCCGATTGACGATTCTGAAACCAAACAAAAACGATTTATTAGTTTTGGTGTAGATATTACGGAACGAAAATTATCGGAAGAAAGAATTACCTACCTAGCGTATTATGATGCATTAACAGGATTATCAAATCGAACTCTTTTTATTGATCATGCAAACCAAGCACTCAAAAATCATAAATCAACAGAAACCTTACTAGCGTTTTACTTTTTTGATATCGATAATTTTAAATTCATCAATGATAGTTTGGGTCATACCAAAGGTGATATTTTATTACAAATGGTTGGAGCAAGACTCAAACGAGTTATGACGGAAGTAGATACCGTTGCTCGGTTTGGTGGAGATGAATTTGCGATTTTAAAAGTAGATGTCCCAAACAAAAGTGCTGCCGCTGAATTTGCACAAAAAATTTTAGATATCTTAAGCCAACCATTTCATATCATGGGAAGGGATTTATTCACGACTATCAGCATGGGAATTGCTCTTTCACCCAATGACGGTGTAACATCGGCCGAGTTATTAAAAAACTCAGACATGGCCATGTACAAAGCAAAAGAATTAGGCCGGAATAATTATAAGTTTTACACAAACGAACTCATCTTACGATCCGAAAAACGTTTGTACATTGAAAACTCACTTCGAAAGGCCATCCAAAACGAAGAGTTAATTTTATTTTTCCAACCAAAAATCTCTACAATCACCAATCAAGTTTGTGGAGCAGAGGCTCTCATCCGATGGAAACATCCAGAAAGAGGTTGGGTTCCACCAATTGAATTTATCCCTGTTGCGGAAGACTCAGGTATCATCGAGAGGATTGGAGATTGGGTTTTAGAAGAAGCTTGTCGGTTGAAAAAAACTTGGTGCGAAATGAATTTACCAAGTTTTCCACTCAGTATCAATGTGAGTGGTAAACAACTAGCGCGCGCTAACTGGTCTCATCGTGTGCAAGCCACAATTTTACAATTTGGAATCAATCCAGAAGAAATTGAGTTAGAACTCACTGAAAGTTCGATCATGGAGAATCCAGAAAAAAGCATCGAAGCATTTGAGTATTTGTCCGAACTCGGGATCAAAGTTTCCATTGATGATTTTGGAACTGGTTATAGTTCACTTAGTTATCTCAAAAAGATCAATGCAGATGTGATCAAAATTGATAGATCGTTTGTTGTTGATTTAGAACTCAATGAAGATGATCGAGCTATTTGTAAGGCAATTATCAATATGGCACATTCTTTAGGTTTAGAAGTGATTGCAGAAGGTGTTGAGAACCCTGCACAAAGGGATTTGTTACATGACTTGGGTTGCCATATGATCCAAGGCTATTTGTATAGCAAACCATTACCTGAGCCAGAATTTGTTACGTTTGTGCAAAAATTTAACGAATCTGCCAAAACAAAATAG
- a CDS encoding M23 family metallopeptidase, translating to MVRYFSIFFIILFFVQAVPAESRENKKKSLKHTTSSGNYFVKKEEKNFSLLMEARRFGRGEVIFLRLTPKDKKWINESYKVSWLGKDVILTKRENSMIAFLPISPDTPAGAMTLEIVSKIFFVKRGQKQYQIILEPTKFQVIKKNQQIKVDEKFVTKELPKEVLDFIQECKNAKELAFSKSSQLQFQKNFKNPLDSIYITSKFYVRRDYNNKQGRPHGGVDFRGKTGTPVYAIQDGTVVLAQKTYYEGNFTIIDHGNKIFSFYMHQDEIKVKVGEQVKQGQQIGTVGTTGMSTGPHLHLGAKINGVLVDPLSLIALQSISESN from the coding sequence ATGGTTCGTTATTTTTCTATATTCTTCATAATCCTTTTCTTTGTCCAAGCAGTACCTGCAGAATCACGTGAAAATAAAAAGAAATCCCTCAAACATACAACTTCATCGGGTAATTATTTTGTAAAAAAAGAAGAGAAAAATTTTTCACTTCTAATGGAGGCTCGCCGGTTTGGACGTGGTGAGGTAATTTTTTTACGATTAACTCCAAAAGATAAAAAATGGATCAATGAATCCTATAAAGTGAGTTGGTTAGGAAAAGATGTCATTTTAACCAAACGTGAAAATAGTATGATCGCATTTTTGCCAATTTCTCCTGACACTCCAGCAGGAGCGATGACCTTAGAGATTGTTTCCAAAATCTTTTTTGTCAAACGTGGCCAAAAACAATACCAAATTATCTTAGAACCAACTAAGTTCCAAGTGATCAAAAAAAACCAACAAATCAAAGTAGATGAAAAATTTGTCACAAAGGAATTACCGAAAGAAGTATTGGATTTTATCCAAGAATGCAAAAACGCAAAAGAATTAGCATTTTCAAAATCGAGCCAATTACAATTCCAAAAGAATTTTAAAAATCCACTAGATTCTATTTATATTACAAGTAAATTCTATGTAAGACGTGATTATAATAACAAACAAGGCCGCCCTCACGGAGGTGTGGACTTTAGAGGGAAAACAGGAACACCCGTCTATGCAATTCAAGATGGAACTGTTGTTTTAGCACAAAAAACATATTATGAAGGAAATTTTACCATCATTGATCATGGGAATAAAATCTTTTCTTTTTATATGCACCAAGATGAAATCAAAGTGAAAGTTGGTGAACAAGTGAAACAAGGGCAACAAATTGGAACTGTAGGAACTACTGGTATGTCCACAGGACCTCATTTACATTTAGGTGCAAAAATCAATGGAGTGTTAGTTGATCCACTTTCACTCATTGCGTTACAATCAATTTCTGAATCGAATTGA
- a CDS encoding helix-turn-helix domain-containing protein: MEKVNHFRNYRERRNLTRIQLSEKLNIPRSAIELLESEEWVRSKFDYVVLVSKELGLSLIDLIRNEFDYDLEREFFNEEEFEEIVARYANARVTLILSELKLFCRNAKVRLDDFDVTELSFSMGSLHKLITLNQKLERGEISTKDALVEFPPKWGKFSNRSN, translated from the coding sequence ATGGAAAAAGTAAATCATTTCAGAAATTATAGAGAGAGAAGAAATCTCACACGCATTCAATTATCAGAAAAATTGAATATTCCACGATCAGCGATTGAGTTATTAGAATCAGAAGAATGGGTCCGTTCTAAATTTGATTATGTCGTTTTGGTCTCTAAAGAACTCGGCCTTTCACTGATTGATCTCATTCGGAATGAATTTGATTACGATTTAGAAAGAGAATTTTTTAATGAGGAAGAATTTGAAGAAATTGTAGCTCGTTATGCCAATGCGAGAGTCACTTTGATACTTTCAGAACTCAAACTTTTCTGTCGAAATGCCAAAGTGCGTTTGGATGATTTTGATGTGACAGAACTATCCTTTTCAATGGGAAGTTTGCACAAACTCATCACACTCAATCAGAAATTGGAGCGTGGTGAAATTAGCACAAAGGATGCACTTGTTGAATTCCCGCCAAAGTGGGGGAAGTTTAGCAACCGTAGTAACTAG
- the fliG gene encoding flagellar motor switch protein FliG, producing MINKKPSLTGRQKAAIFLVAVGNEVASEIFKHLREDEIEQITFEIARLDKITPEDKEKVLVEFNELMMAQEFITNGGIDFARGLLEKALGNQKAIDIINRLTSSLQVRPFDFIRRTDPAHLLNFIQGEHPQTIALILSYLDPQKASNILSNLPHQIQAEVAKRIATMDRVSPDVLREVERVLERKLSTLASEDYTSAGGIDSVVEILNLVDRGTEKTIIEALEEEDPELAEEIKKRMFVFEDIVLLDDRAIQKVMREVDNTDLAKALKSVDSEVQDKIFKNMSKRAANLLREDMDFMGPVRLKDVEDAQQKIVNIIRKLEEAGEIVVARAGEDELVV from the coding sequence ATGATCAATAAGAAGCCATCGCTTACAGGAAGACAAAAGGCCGCCATCTTTTTGGTTGCCGTTGGAAACGAAGTGGCATCCGAAATCTTCAAACACTTACGGGAAGACGAGATCGAACAAATTACGTTTGAAATCGCCCGTTTAGACAAAATCACTCCAGAAGATAAAGAGAAGGTGCTCGTTGAGTTCAATGAACTCATGATGGCACAAGAGTTTATCACCAATGGTGGTATTGACTTTGCTCGGGGTCTCCTCGAAAAAGCTCTCGGTAATCAGAAAGCCATCGATATCATCAACCGGCTCACTTCGTCTCTGCAAGTACGGCCGTTTGACTTCATTCGAAGGACTGACCCGGCCCACCTACTCAACTTTATCCAGGGGGAACACCCTCAGACCATCGCCCTTATTTTATCCTATTTGGATCCGCAAAAAGCATCCAATATCTTATCAAACCTTCCGCACCAAATCCAAGCGGAAGTTGCCAAACGAATTGCAACGATGGACCGTGTGTCACCAGACGTACTCCGCGAGGTAGAACGGGTGTTAGAGCGTAAACTCTCCACACTTGCATCTGAAGATTATACCTCTGCTGGGGGTATTGATTCTGTGGTGGAAATTTTGAACTTAGTAGACCGCGGAACAGAAAAGACCATCATCGAAGCCTTGGAAGAAGAAGATCCCGAACTTGCTGAAGAAATCAAAAAGCGGATGTTCGTATTCGAAGATATCGTTTTACTCGACGACCGTGCGATCCAAAAGGTAATGCGCGAAGTCGATAACACAGATTTGGCGAAAGCACTCAAGTCCGTAGATTCCGAAGTACAAGATAAAATCTTTAAAAACATGTCCAAACGTGCTGCCAACTTACTCCGTGAGGATATGGACTTTATGGGTCCAGTCCGATTGAAAGACGTGGAAGACGCTCAGCAAAAAATTGTAAACATCATCCGTAAACTGGAAGAAGCGGGCGAGATCGTTGTGGCTCGTGCGGGAGAGGACGAACTTGTGGTTTAG
- a CDS encoding MBL fold metallo-hydrolase has translation MKPLSKPKSISILTIIVLVCFTLYFLGYPNETIQMDFTSNPSTNQIPKPKGKSSLVFSILKTGEAKTLEGFVIEGGSILNMVTVSHSSFYIQHPKGNFLFDTGLGTNIEEQFTVFPFYLKLLMEYKLNETTKSQLQSNNVDINSIEDVFFSHLHWDHASGLKDFPNANIHSVKEELNNPKIELGYIPSQFDGESVKWKYLTFANTPYASYAKSIDWFGDGTVVFVPMKGHSEGSVGLFLHTENGETYFLTGDIVWRKEGFVNLKHKPRGARWIVDFDTKELGEEIARVHKLLIDNPGLKVIPAHDYDTQQPLGFYPKVIGGTKLLTLE, from the coding sequence ATGAAACCTCTATCAAAACCAAAGTCCATCTCGATACTTACCATCATTGTCTTGGTATGTTTTACATTGTATTTTTTAGGATATCCGAATGAAACCATCCAAATGGATTTTACTTCCAATCCAAGCACAAACCAAATTCCAAAACCGAAGGGTAAATCCAGTTTGGTATTTTCCATCTTAAAAACGGGAGAAGCAAAAACTCTAGAAGGGTTTGTGATTGAAGGTGGCTCAATTTTGAATATGGTCACTGTTTCCCATTCTAGTTTTTACATACAACACCCGAAGGGAAATTTTCTTTTTGATACTGGCCTTGGAACCAATATCGAAGAACAGTTCACGGTATTTCCTTTTTACTTAAAACTATTAATGGAATACAAACTGAATGAAACGACAAAATCTCAATTACAATCCAATAATGTTGATATCAATTCGATTGAAGATGTATTTTTTTCGCACCTGCATTGGGACCATGCGAGTGGGCTAAAGGATTTTCCAAACGCAAACATTCATAGTGTAAAAGAAGAATTAAACAATCCAAAGATTGAACTAGGTTACATTCCTTCCCAATTTGATGGTGAATCTGTCAAATGGAAATATCTAACTTTTGCAAATACACCATATGCTTCTTATGCGAAAAGTATCGATTGGTTTGGAGATGGAACAGTTGTTTTTGTTCCTATGAAAGGTCATAGTGAGGGTTCGGTTGGTTTATTTTTACATACAGAGAATGGAGAAACATACTTTTTAACAGGTGATATTGTATGGCGAAAGGAAGGTTTTGTGAATCTCAAACATAAACCACGTGGTGCAAGATGGATTGTAGATTTTGATACAAAAGAGTTAGGAGAAGAAATCGCTCGAGTTCACAAACTCTTAATTGATAACCCTGGACTCAAAGTCATCCCTGCCCATGACTATGATACACAACAACCACTTGGGTTTTATCCAAAAGTAATTGGTGGAACCAAACTTTTGACGTTGGAATGA
- a CDS encoding LIC20153 family lipoprotein: protein MNFLATKFKTLLLLALLGGLTFQCEKKEDNQDTVTVAVLAALTTSAGDCSVAASGKATINTWTTDITGTTSGTISKLGSVPVVGHTTAAIKLTSDASTTLTVNGSAFIIVYKTDACPLSPSNLASTPSNFSISGATDSNSEFPSSYKIANSTATITFNGSSGSGGYYVFIYAIPRNGQSAAVNYTFAP from the coding sequence ATGAATTTCTTAGCTACAAAGTTTAAAACATTACTTCTACTGGCTCTCTTAGGTGGACTCACCTTCCAGTGTGAAAAAAAAGAAGATAACCAAGACACAGTGACGGTTGCGGTGCTCGCTGCTCTAACAACATCTGCTGGGGATTGTTCGGTTGCTGCATCTGGGAAAGCCACGATCAACACTTGGACAACTGATATCACTGGTACAACATCAGGTACAATCTCTAAACTCGGATCTGTCCCGGTAGTGGGTCATACTACAGCCGCCATCAAACTTACTTCTGATGCTTCGACAACCCTGACTGTGAACGGAAGTGCTTTTATTATTGTTTATAAAACAGATGCTTGCCCACTGTCTCCTTCCAATTTAGCGAGCACTCCATCCAATTTTTCCATTTCAGGTGCTACTGATTCAAATAGTGAATTTCCTTCGTCCTATAAAATTGCAAATAGCACTGCCACCATTACTTTTAATGGTTCTTCTGGTTCTGGCGGGTACTATGTATTCATATATGCAATACCAAGAAATGGACAATCAGCAGCAGTTAACTATACTTTTGCTCCATAA